A stretch of Methanomicrobia archaeon DNA encodes these proteins:
- a CDS encoding phosphopantetheine adenylyltransferase, producing MKVAIGGTFDTLHDGHKKLLKTVFELSRGGKIIVGVTSDAMARASRDREVLPYEVRAESIRRYMREEYGVEVRIVELNDRYGVTLDEDFDYIVISPETYPVALEINELREARGKKPIQIVTVEHVKAADGKAISSTRIKAGEIDQHGRPLHHG from the coding sequence ATGAAAGTAGCAATCGGCGGCACGTTTGACACGCTGCACGACGGACATAAGAAACTGCTGAAGACGGTGTTCGAGTTGAGCCGAGGGGGGAAGATAATCGTGGGCGTGACCTCCGATGCAATGGCTCGTGCCAGCAGAGACCGTGAGGTTCTCCCTTATGAAGTACGGGCTGAGAGCATCAGACGGTACATGCGCGAGGAATACGGCGTAGAAGTAAGAATCGTGGAGTTAAACGATCGTTATGGCGTCACCCTGGACGAGGATTTCGATTATATCGTTATATCGCCAGAGACGTATCCCGTGGCATTGGAGATAAACGAGCTCAGAGAAGCGCGTGGCAAGAAACCCATCCAGATCGTCACGGTTGAGCACGTCAAAGCGGCAGATGGCAAGGCGATATCGTCTACGAGGATAAAAGCGGGCGAGATCGATCAGCACGGGAGGCCGCTGCACCACGGGTAG